DNA sequence from the Bacteroidales bacterium WCE2008 genome:
CTGTCAGCATAAGAACCGACAGAAGCATAATCATATAAAATGCACGTTTCATATCACGCAATTTATCTAATAAATGCAAAATTAGTCAAAAAACCGTTACATTTGTAACAAGATAGTCCAAAAATCTCTATCAATGCAAATAAAATGGAAACTTTCAGTTTCCGTCGCTGCAATTCTGACGGTATTATCCTTTTCCTGCCCGCCCGCTGACGGACAGCGGCTGGAGAATATCTGGATGGACCGTCTGGTCAACGTCACCCCTCTTGAACGCCAGCAAGACACCATAAGCCTTTTCTTCATCGGCGATGTCATGATGCATGCCCGCCAGCTGGAATATGACTTCAGGACCTTCCTGGAGCCGCTCAGAAGCAGGATTTCAGGAGCTGACCTGGCTGTCGCCAACATGGAATTCACCCTCGCAGGCGAGCCATACTCCGGTTATCCTGCCTTCTCTGCCCCGGACGGTTACGCAGCGTATCTCGCCGGCCTCGGAACCGACGTCTTCCTGACCGCCAACAACCATATCCTCGACAAAGGACGCGACGGTCTCGAAAGGACGATCGAAGTCTACAGGGCCATGGACGGCATCCTTATGACCGGCACTTCCGAAGATCCGGAGCATGATGAGGCGTCCTACCCTCTGATGGTCTCCGTCAAAGGGACCAGGATCGCGCTGATCAACTTCACCTACGGGACCAATGTCCCTCCGGAACAAGACTGGCCTAAGGTCAACTACGCTGACACGAGCGACATCCGGAAGGCCTTCGACCGTGCCAAGGCCGCCGGGGCGGAGT
Encoded proteins:
- a CDS encoding poly-gamma-glutamate synthesis protein (capsule biosynthesis protein); amino-acid sequence: MQIKWKLSVSVAAILTVLSFSCPPADGQRLENIWMDRLVNVTPLERQQDTISLFFIGDVMMHARQLEYDFRTFLEPLRSRISGADLAVANMEFTLAGEPYSGYPAFSAPDGYAAYLAGLGTDVFLTANNHILDKGRDGLERTIEVYRAMDGILMTGTSEDPEHDEASYPLMVSVKGTRIALINFTYGTNVPPEQDWPKVNYADTSDIRKAFDRAKAAGAEFIIALPHWGTEYALAHSFAQERLARWLADSGADMIIGAHPHVVQDTTTIGSTPVVYSMGNAVSNMSAVNTRLELAVTVRIVRNGKDHAIMPGPELEFLWCTLPGTLTASYTTIPVRDYIGKRDLWIDPSDYDNMIATLRRVMKATGIKDTYNIL